Proteins from a genomic interval of Zingiber officinale cultivar Zhangliang chromosome 2A, Zo_v1.1, whole genome shotgun sequence:
- the LOC122043747 gene encoding transcription factor MYB65-like, giving the protein MKKGLWSSEEDDILSEYFKEHVRRGEMAPHREELGLVSIVEELPACWLYHLKPDLKKGPITTEEEQLFIKLHRWAQIAKHSGDLKNQQENASNFTTDLDRKECASLAEDATNFPDEIIEDDNFTNLVDEPRQQSVAVVVHEMEKQPPTDDSKSVILPLMVYLIITYIQTRCKEGNLNLL; this is encoded by the exons atgaagaaggggcTCTGGAGCTCTGAAGAGGATGATATTTTAAGCGAGTACTTTAAGGAGCACGTGCGGCGAGGGGAAATGGCGCCTCATCGAGAAGAACTCGGTCTCGTCTCGATCGTGGAAGAGTTGCCGGCGTGCTGGCTGTATCATCTCAAGCCTGATCTGAAGAAAGGCCCCATTACAACCGAAGAAGAACAATTGTTCATCAAGCTTCACAGATGGGCTCAAATAGCAAAACAT AGTGGAGACTTAAAGAATCAACAGGAGAATGCTTCCAACTTTACAACAGATTTAGACAGGAAGGAGTGTGCTAGCCTTGCTGAAGATGCAACCAATTTCCCAGATGAAATAATTGAAGATGATAATTTTACTAACTTGGTTGATGAGCCTAGGCAACAGAGTGTAGCTGTGGTTGTTCATGAAATGGAGAAGCAACCTCCTACTGATGATTCAAAATCAGTAATTTTACCACTCATGGTTTACCTGATCATTACATATATCCAAACAAGATGCAAAGAGGGGAATTTAAATCTGTTGTAA